A genomic stretch from Dehalococcoidales bacterium includes:
- a CDS encoding NAD(P)-dependent oxidoreductase: MAPVLVTGGAGSVGKRVVQQLCSMGHTVRVFDLPNMDYSDLEGEKGIEVLRGDLTRADSVETAVQDISAVIHLAALLPPASERSRELTFAVNVEGTARVAEALKYANPNAPFVFSSSVSTYGDTMGTQQPVTVDHPQQALDIYAESKISAERLLFESYPNVSILRISGISVPSLQSPPEVWPFMVDQKIEFVHRDDVVTALCAAVQVEKAKGHVFNIAGGNTWRTTGKAYVKDYFDLLGVPIEEAHFQERPGWCDWYDTEESQRILSYQKTTYQAYLNQVQAEIDKMMQE, translated from the coding sequence ATGGCACCCGTCCTTGTCACTGGTGGCGCTGGCAGCGTGGGTAAGCGCGTTGTGCAGCAACTCTGTAGTATGGGTCACACCGTACGGGTCTTCGATCTCCCCAACATGGACTATTCCGACCTGGAGGGTGAGAAGGGAATCGAGGTTCTGAGAGGAGACCTCACCAGGGCCGACTCCGTGGAAACCGCGGTGCAGGATATCAGTGCTGTGATTCACCTTGCAGCCCTCCTCCCACCTGCCAGTGAGCGGAGTCGTGAGCTTACCTTCGCTGTCAACGTGGAGGGGACCGCACGAGTAGCGGAGGCATTGAAGTATGCCAATCCCAACGCGCCTTTTGTATTCAGTTCATCGGTCAGCACCTACGGTGACACAATGGGTACACAGCAACCCGTGACTGTAGACCATCCCCAGCAGGCGCTGGATATTTATGCCGAGAGCAAAATCTCCGCGGAAAGACTCCTCTTCGAGAGCTACCCGAACGTTTCAATACTGCGCATCTCGGGTATTTCAGTGCCCTCTCTCCAGTCACCTCCCGAGGTGTGGCCTTTCATGGTTGACCAGAAGATCGAGTTTGTTCACCGGGACGACGTGGTAACAGCGCTGTGCGCCGCGGTCCAGGTGGAGAAGGCCAAAGGGCATGTCTTCAACATCGCTGGAGGGAATACCTGGCGAACCACGGGTAAGGCATACGTTAAAGACTACTTCGACCTCCTGGGAGTACCCATCGAGGAGGCGCACTTCCAGGAGCGCCCGGGCTGGTGCGACTGGTATGATACCGAAGAGTCCCAGCGTATCCTTTCTTACCAGAAGACCACGTATCAGGCGTATCTCAACCAGGTCCAGGCTGAAATCGACAAGATGATGCAGGAGTAG
- a CDS encoding DUF362 domain-containing protein: MAAKVYYMDARGSSPQTSMVAKMSTVFEAAGFDSLIKPGDVVAIKLHCGEWNNTAYLRPVYARTLVDRVKAAGGRPFVCDTTTLPYNASPSRCTELDFMATAERNGYNSATLGCPFVCADGFIGTDDYRVDLPEGYILKEAYIATAIAAADVLIALTHFKGHPMGVIGGALKNLGIGAQSKRGKFNVHMGGHPRYSFSTCSTFHPERYKGRSGDPRWQMLEDSCPFGVIHVTEDSVEWERNKCTSCIACLGAMLGRGIVELSAEHYQATNAAIADACLATIKAVGPGKVGFINLAIDLATGCDCVNFSDVPILPHLGVFASSDPVAIDKACVDKSIETAGIHGSKAEEMGVLGCGDRKFETCSPFLAGLSEETQINTGEIIGLGTRKYELVETAEKRMADFAFPLDPRPVGVRFRTMFAKHQPFPYDRHDGHGFLREEEVDLERVNTNYDD; this comes from the coding sequence ATGGCAGCTAAAGTCTACTACATGGATGCACGGGGTAGTTCACCCCAGACAAGCATGGTGGCTAAGATGTCCACTGTGTTCGAGGCCGCAGGCTTTGATAGCCTCATTAAACCGGGGGATGTGGTCGCTATCAAGCTCCATTGTGGCGAGTGGAACAACACCGCCTACCTGCGCCCGGTCTACGCCCGCACCCTGGTCGACAGGGTCAAGGCCGCCGGCGGCAGGCCCTTCGTATGTGACACTACCACCCTACCGTATAATGCGTCCCCGAGCCGATGCACCGAGTTGGACTTCATGGCCACAGCAGAGCGAAACGGGTACAATTCGGCGACTCTGGGCTGTCCGTTCGTCTGCGCTGATGGCTTCATAGGGACCGACGACTATCGAGTGGACCTTCCGGAGGGTTATATTCTCAAGGAGGCATACATCGCCACGGCCATCGCCGCCGCCGATGTGCTCATTGCCCTCACGCATTTCAAGGGTCACCCTATGGGGGTTATCGGTGGGGCTCTCAAGAACCTGGGGATAGGTGCTCAGTCCAAGAGGGGCAAGTTCAACGTTCATATGGGCGGCCATCCCAGGTACAGCTTCTCCACCTGCTCCACATTCCATCCCGAGCGCTACAAGGGGCGCAGTGGCGACCCACGCTGGCAGATGCTGGAGGATTCCTGCCCCTTCGGAGTGATACACGTCACCGAGGACTCGGTTGAATGGGAGAGGAACAAGTGCACCAGTTGCATCGCCTGCCTCGGCGCCATGCTTGGTCGCGGTATAGTCGAACTATCCGCGGAGCACTACCAGGCCACCAACGCCGCCATCGCAGACGCCTGTCTGGCCACCATCAAGGCAGTGGGGCCGGGCAAGGTCGGCTTCATCAATCTGGCCATTGACCTCGCGACTGGATGTGACTGTGTGAACTTCTCGGATGTGCCCATTCTACCCCACCTTGGGGTGTTCGCCAGCTCTGACCCTGTGGCGATTGACAAGGCATGTGTCGACAAGTCGATCGAGACGGCCGGGATACATGGCTCGAAGGCGGAGGAGATGGGTGTACTCGGTTGCGGAGACCGCAAGTTCGAGACCTGTTCCCCGTTCCTGGCGGGCCTGAGTGAGGAAACGCAAATCAATACCGGTGAGATTATCGGGCTCGGCACGAGAAAGTACGAACTGGTCGAGACAGCGGAGAAGAGAATGGCGGACTTCGCCTTCCCACTCGACCCACGACCGGTTGGGGTACGGTTTCGTACCATGTTCGCCAAGCATCAGCCATTCCCGTACGATCGCCACGATGGTCATGGCTTCCTGAGAGAGGAAGAGGTTGACCTGGAGCGTGTGAACACCAACTACGATGACTGA